One stretch of Bombus affinis isolate iyBomAffi1 chromosome 4, iyBomAffi1.2, whole genome shotgun sequence DNA includes these proteins:
- the LOC126915772 gene encoding transport and Golgi organization protein 1 isoform X6 has protein sequence MLVVMWNCSSTNMTERNLFINILFLVIAIIFSAIPQCSSVLSDKRLCYDPDCSEPVSLARTTIRYTPNEAGLLSCNINEKVTVYSKEAGKRNDLWGVEINGRHGYIPKTFLKEYKILHKNLEHEVSIDPLFSNVSSDEKLQSKKNKNKSMFDKKNIKTSNEQIDNLDLKSLEELPQSANGINPSYEIIDGTTVHLDINKPSEPTFIKEVIQTTVVPNEQDTVDEILNSNLESKEHTISAEVDFNDFVASSEKILDLPEISGVQSSPLNISITDKVEYTIENVGNESVTNVEGNQFLDKVIDINSPQTSTSDDLKEILNIEGEEAVELNKEGNVSPSEADVNNNTTPDVQNVRTIDQIEKVDIQPLQNVMIDTTNKTQLHIQNAESVDQIQTKDIQSSQNITIVTTSDVRSDAQNAENSDKVETENVHTSSVEMIVVNETETGIQDTENSGKVEKEDVNSSANIELFSLINIKSDIQNAENSDQIETKDIQASQNVTIVTTGDAKSDVKNAENSDQIEAKDTQPSQNVTIVTTSDVRSDAQNAENSDKVDIKSTPLLENIIPRIKDTQYLGSVMQIQTEPDDVKKEEESKSIEDLNEHDTSEYKPFSFIESNVNNEVLVTLPTHNIETKDIQFDLDVETEEGATLDTKSNSNIEDTVFVKEITDIQYNTVNEDALPIIEETSENIFHEVQASVPDVCTANNIGCPLTDNQNNFPHHEQPSQGSENALMSGIRIESNYWLALMYLSVTAAATLIFSLGYYCIENMRSDRQLIVRINKLEKDLLISEAECTMANENLKATKEKLSRMEDESFGSDEMVLSLRADLEASQNAKTELEDQVAMLEKDLESATEAGLELEKMLREVLSANNEVNPLAQSVEDLQTRLNAQQAANESLTNAVNLKTQENESILAELVFVKKKYEELEVELARLTENLKQEINSKNNIEHTLSDKVQQLEMEIKEISTEKATLQKELKAKEVEANDLVDVINRLSSNNLDLDKLYDVSHIKVEATALLEERNELKIRLAEIEGAHNLLEEHVKFVKEEVATLGEQCKVAEKEKKDAETRLEVLTNFFEEKEAHRQKEEAIWLQQQGEVVSTVERIQTMQNEIQNYKQQIEVLKREILDQEREYKNQISVLETKAHEQWVIARQVERRLEESKVEAGQLRNRLTLIEKNINDVDSEAKLHRLEANGETTTSPPLFIGAESSSSPIMFSGSSGVPPPPPPSYLHSLFPPYLPPPLPNTSGVPPYEVSQRPPPLGGRLSSPPPMPLHPPAPNRYDNAGSPPPMSPHLLPPFNHRSPPPPPFASDIHPPPPPPPGSILPPPLGTPHSWGEESLPPPRSSGFHPAQRERVRNHKGRKRFSKVRQFWSTMEGNNCK, from the exons ATGTTAGTAGTGATGTGGAACTGCAGTAGTACAAATATGACGGAAAGGAATTtgtttattaacatattatttttAGTTATTGCAATAATATTTAGTGCAATACCACAGTGTTCCTCAGTTTTATCAGACAAACGACTGTGTTATGATCCCGACTGTTCCG AGCCTGTTTCATTAGCTAGAACGACTATCAGATATACCCCAAACGAGGCGGGATTATTGTCGTGTAACATTAATGAAAAAGTCACAGTTTATAGTAAAGAAGCAGGGAAAAGAAATGACTTGTGGGGTGTAGag atAAATGGTAGACATGGATATATACCAAAAACATTTTTAAAGgaatataaaattctacataaaaatttagaacATGAAGTATCGATTGATCCATTATTTAGTAATGTTTCATCCGATGAGAAACTTCAatcaaaaaaaaataaaaataaatcaatGTTTGACAAGAAGAATATTAAAACTTCAAATGAACAAATTGATAATTTGGATTTAAAATCCTTGGAAGAACTGCCACAGAGTGCAAATGGTATAAATCCATCTTATGAGATTATAGATGGAACTACAGTTCACTTAGATATCAATAAGCCTTCTGAACCAACTTTTATAAAAGAAGTTATTCAAACAACAGTAGTGCCAAATGAACAAGATACAGTTGATGAAATCCTAAATAGTAATCTAGAGAGCAAGGAGCACACCATTTCTGCCGAAGTTGATTTTAATGATTTTGTGGCAAGTTCAGAAAAAATATTAGATTTACCAGAAATATCTGGTGTACAGAGTTCACCATTGAATATAAGTATAACTGATAAAGTAGAATATACAATAGAGAATGTAGGAAATGAGTCAGTCACGAATGTGGAGGGTAATCAATTTTTAGATAAAGTTATTGATATCAATAGTCCACAAACATCTACATCTGATGATCTTAAAGAGATATTAAATATTGAAGGAGAAGAAGCAgttgaattaaataaagaaGGTAATGTCAGTCCCAGTGAAGCAGATGTAAATAATAACACTACACCAGATGTACAAAATGTAAGAACTATTGATCAAATTGAAAAAGTAGATATTCAACCTTTACAAAATGTTATGATAGATACAACCAATAAAACTCAATTACATATACAAAATGCAGAAAGTGTTGATCAAATACAAACAAAAGATATTCAATCTTCACAGAATATTACAATAGTTACAACTAGTGACGTTAGATCAGATGCACAAAATGCAGAAAATTCTGATAAagttgaaacagaaaatgtccACACTTCAAGTGTTGAGATGATTGTAGTTAATGAGACTGAAACGGGTATACAAGATACAGAAAATTCTGGTAAAGTTGAAAAAGAAGATGTCAACTCCTCAGCAAACATTGAATTATTTTCACTTATTAACATTAAATCAGATATACAAAATGCAGAAAATTCTGATCAAATTGAAACTAAAGATATCCAGGCTTCACAAAATGTTACAATAGTTACAACTGGTGACGCTAAATCAGATGTAAAAAATGCAGAAAATTCTGATCAAATTGAAGCTAAAGATACCCAGCCTTCACAAAATGTTACAATAGTTACAACTAGTGACGTTAGATCAGATGCACAAAATGCAGAAAATTCTGATAAAGTTGATATAAAAAGTACCCCATTATTAGAAAACATCATACCTCGTATAAAAGATACCCAATATTTAGGAAGTGTTATGCAAATACAAACAGAGCCAGATGatgtaaaaaaagaagaagaaagcaaAAGTATTGAAGATTTAAATGAACATGATACTAGTGAATATAAACCATTTTCATTTATTGAATCAAATGTAAACAATGAAGTACTAGTAACGTTACCTACTCATAATATTGAAACTAAAGATATTCAGTTTGATTTAGATGTTGAAACAGAGGAAGGAGCTACATTAGATACTAAATCTAATTCAAATATTGAAGATACTGTTTTTGTAAAAGAAATAACAGATATCCAATATAATACAGTTAATGAGGATGCTTTGCCTATAATAGAAGAAACATCTGAGAATATTTTCCATGAAGTACAAG CTTCAGTTCCAGATGTTTGTACAGCCAATAATATTGGATGTCCTTTAACAGACAATCAAAATAATTTTCCACATCAC GAACAACCTTCTCAGGGCAGTGAAAATGCTCTAATGAGTGGGATACGAATCGAAAGCAATTATTGGTTGGCATTAATGTATCTAAGTGTCACTGCCGCTGCAACGCTTATATTTTCTTTAGGGTACTACTGCATTGAG AATATGAGGAGTGATAGACAACTGATAGTTAGAATCAACAAACTTGAAAAAGATTTACTTATTTCAGAAGCAGAATGTACAATGGCAAACGAAAATTTAAAAGCAACGAAGGAAAAG CTGAGTCGCATGGAAGATGAATCATTCGGTTCTGACGAAATGGTGCTTTCTTTAAGGGCTGATTTAGAAGCCTCACAg AATGCGAAAACAGAGCTAGAAGATCAAGTAGCCATGTTGGAAAAAGACCTAGAAAGTGCTACTGAAGCAGGGTTAGAATTAGAAAAAATGTTGCGAGAAGTTCTCTCGGCAAATAATGAAGTTAATCCGTTAGCGCAGTCAGTAGAGGATCTGCAAACTAGGTTGAATGCTCAACAAGCCGCAAACGAATCTTTAACAAATGCTGTGAATCTTAAAACTCAAGAG AACGAATCTATATTAGCAGAACTTGTATTTGTTAAGAAGAAATATGAAGAGCTTGAGGTTGAACTAGCCAGGCTTACGGAAAATTTAAAACAAGAAATAAACAGCAAGAATAATATCGAACACACATTGAGTGATAAGGTGCAACAATTAGAAATGGAAATCAAGGAA ATTTCTACTGAAAAGGCAACCTTACAGAAGGAGTTGAAAGCTAAAGAAGTAGAAGCAAACGACCTTGTAGATGTTATTAATCGATTAAGTTCTAACAACTTGGATTTGGACAAGTTGTATGATGTATCTCATATTAAAGTTGAAGCAACAGCATTGCttgaagaaagaaacgaattaaAAATACGATTGGCTGAAATTGAAGGAGCTCACAATTTATTAGAAG AACATGTGAAGTTCGTTAAAGAGGAGGTAGCTACTTTAGGCGAACAATGCAAAGTagcggaaaaagaaaagaaagatgcAGAAACACGACTTGAGGTGTTGACAAACTTTTTCGAGGAGAAAGAGGCACATCGTCAAAA GGAAGAAGCTATTTGGTTACAACAGCAAGGTGAGGTTGTATCCACTGTAGAACGAATACAAACGATGCAAAATGAAATACAAAACTATAA ACAACAAATAGAAGTGTTAAAACGTGAAATATTAGACCAAGAAAGAGAATACAAGAATCAAATTTCTGTTCTTGAAACAAAAGCACATGAGCAATGG gtCATAGCTCGTCAAGTTGAACGTCGTTTAGAGGAATCCAAGGTTGAAGCAGGTCAATTGCGTAATCGCCTTACActaatagaaaaaaatattaacGATGTAGATTCCGAAGCGAAATTACATC GACTAGAAGCAAACGGCGAGACGACAACGTCGCCTCCATTATTCATAGGAGCAGAATCATCCAGCTCCCCCATAATGTTTTCTGGTTCTTCGGGTgttccaccaccaccaccaccttcCTATTTACATTCATTGTTTCCTCCGTACTTACCACCTCCATTACCAAATACATCCGGAGTACCACCATACGAAGTTAGTCAACGACCACCACCACTTGGTGGTCGGTTATCTTCACCTCCGCCTATGCCTCTGCATCCACCTGCTCCTAATAGGTACGACAACGCAGGTTCTCCACCACCAATGTCTCCACACTTACTTCCACCTTTTAATCATAGATCACCCCCACCTCCTCCGTTTGCTAGTGATATTCATCCacctcctccacctcctcctGGTTCGATATTACCACCACCCCTTGGAACGCCGCATTCGTGGGGGGAAGAATCACTGCCGCCTCCACGCAGTTCTGGTTTTCATCCAGCACAACGAGAACGAGTTCGAAATCACAAAG GACGCAAGCGATTCTCTAAAGTGAGACAATTTTGGAGTACTATGGAGGGAAATAATTGCAAATAA